The Nitrospira sp. genome window below encodes:
- the folK gene encoding 2-amino-4-hydroxy-6-hydroxymethyldihydropteridine diphosphokinase, protein MPETVFIGFGSNVDDRIDFCDRAVTLLSLLPHSRLKGVSLLYETEPVHDGTNPGEDWFLNGVVQLETNITPRSLLTILQEVERSLGRDDDNRSGPRTIDLDILFYGERVIKEPGLTVPHPRLYQRRFVLMPMNELDPLWVHPTLKQSVAQLLTDVKDQSQVRLLFPQPSTRYGSRPGCGSQPGS, encoded by the coding sequence ATGCCTGAGACCGTCTTCATCGGGTTCGGGTCGAATGTCGACGATCGAATCGATTTTTGCGATCGGGCAGTCACGCTGCTGAGTCTCCTGCCACATTCCAGGCTCAAAGGGGTCTCACTGCTGTATGAAACGGAGCCGGTTCACGACGGAACCAATCCAGGTGAAGACTGGTTCCTCAACGGGGTGGTGCAGCTTGAAACGAATATCACGCCACGCAGTCTCTTAACGATCCTACAAGAAGTCGAACGCTCTCTTGGTCGGGATGATGACAACCGGTCAGGTCCTCGCACGATCGACCTGGACATCCTCTTTTATGGCGAGCGTGTGATCAAAGAACCAGGGTTGACCGTTCCGCATCCTCGTCTCTATCAGCGACGATTTGTCCTCATGCCGATGAATGAGCTCGATCCGCTGTGGGTGCATCCGACGCTCAAACAGTCGGTCGCGCAGTTATTGACGGACGTTAAGGACCAGTCCCAAGTACGTCTCCTCTTCCCCCAGCCTTCGACGAGATACGGTTCACGCCCAGGCTGCGGTTCACAACCTGGCTCATGA
- a CDS encoding glycerate kinase produces the protein MRLCLPSSPARPLLQKLITAGLDAADPYQAVLTSVSLNGHSLRVGRRTYDLSCVDRVAAVGAGKASARMAQALEAALGTRLEDGLVVVKTGHALATKRITVVEAGHPIPDRAGLEATQQLLALIQGLAPRDLLFVLLSGGASSLLPAPVADITLTDKQRTTRLLLRSGATINEINVVRKHLSLVKGGGLALSTGAKVVTLLLSDVLGDDLGSIGSGPTAADPSTFTDAVEVLQRYRCWHAVPAAVRRYLCRGRTGNVPETLKPGSRRLRSVQHHIIGNNRMMLEAVARAAQQAGLHPKFVSDPIVGEARAAAKQLTDLAKALTEGPGGLKRPCCVVAGGETTVTVTGHGRGGRAQEFAAAAAFEIAGLPNTWVVALGTDGTDGPTDAAGAIVTGNTVARATKLGIDLRSSLSRHNTYPALKTLGCHIHTGPTGTNVNDLYLVLLL, from the coding sequence ATGCGGCTTTGCCTTCCCTCCTCTCCTGCACGGCCACTCCTTCAAAAGCTGATAACCGCAGGTCTGGATGCTGCCGACCCGTATCAGGCCGTCCTTACTAGCGTCTCACTCAATGGACATTCCTTGCGAGTGGGACGTAGGACCTACGACCTTTCGTGTGTCGATCGTGTAGCAGCGGTCGGCGCCGGCAAGGCGTCGGCAAGGATGGCACAGGCATTAGAGGCAGCCTTAGGCACAAGATTGGAAGATGGACTCGTCGTCGTCAAGACAGGCCACGCACTCGCCACCAAACGGATCACCGTGGTCGAAGCCGGTCATCCGATTCCGGATCGTGCTGGCCTTGAGGCCACTCAGCAGCTTCTGGCTCTGATCCAAGGCCTTGCCCCTCGCGATCTGTTGTTCGTTCTCTTGTCCGGAGGTGCATCGAGCCTGCTCCCGGCGCCAGTCGCAGATATCACGCTGACCGACAAGCAACGCACGACGCGCCTGCTGCTCCGCAGCGGGGCAACAATCAATGAGATCAATGTCGTGAGGAAACATTTGTCACTGGTCAAAGGTGGCGGGTTGGCCCTGTCCACCGGGGCGAAGGTTGTAACGCTCCTACTCTCGGATGTTCTCGGCGATGATCTCGGTTCTATCGGCTCGGGACCCACAGCAGCCGATCCTTCGACGTTTACGGACGCAGTGGAAGTGTTGCAACGGTATAGATGCTGGCATGCCGTGCCTGCCGCCGTACGTCGCTACTTGTGCCGAGGCCGAACAGGAAATGTGCCGGAGACCTTGAAGCCTGGTTCACGGCGGTTGCGCTCCGTGCAGCATCACATCATCGGCAACAACCGGATGATGCTGGAAGCGGTCGCGCGCGCCGCACAGCAGGCAGGGCTCCACCCCAAGTTCGTCTCTGACCCTATCGTGGGAGAAGCGCGCGCAGCAGCGAAGCAGTTGACGGATCTTGCCAAGGCGCTTACGGAGGGACCTGGTGGCTTGAAACGCCCCTGTTGCGTGGTGGCGGGTGGCGAGACCACGGTGACGGTCACGGGTCATGGAAGGGGTGGACGTGCCCAGGAATTCGCCGCTGCTGCGGCATTCGAGATCGCCGGCCTCCCCAACACATGGGTCGTGGCACTGGGCACCGACGGAACCGACGGACCCACCGACGCAGCCGGAGCAATTGTCACCGGAAACACTGTCGCGCGAGCAACGAAACTCGGCATTGATCTCCGCTCATCCTTGAGTCGACACAATACCTATCCTGCCTTGAAAACTCTTGGATGTCACATCCATACCGGTCCCACTGGAACAAATGTCAACGACCTTTACCTTGTCCTGCTGCTCTAG
- a CDS encoding LL-diaminopimelate aminotransferase encodes MSGFPIEVATRIKTLPPYLFAAIDKMKQEAIARGVDIINLGIGDPDLPTPMPIIDSLAKAAKDPKHHQYPSYEGMLSFRKAVAGWYKRRFNVTLDPANEVLTLIGSKEGIGHIHLAFVNPGDVVLVPSPGYPVYPVGTSFCGGLSHIMPLTKANGFLPDLSAIPKEVAKKAKLMWLNSPNNPTSVIMSKDYFKRVVEFAQENQVIVCHDAAYSEVYYDGRRPASFMEVDGATDVGVEFHSLSKTYNMTGWRIGFVVGHKEILAGLGKVKSNLDSGCFEAVQEAGITALAMDDSVTDSLRKTYQDRRDTLIPGLKKLGLEVDPPPAAFYVWVTVPKGYTSTSFTAHLLEKAGIVTTPGNGFGAPGEGYIRMTLCTSKERLAEAVERMKQTGF; translated from the coding sequence ATGTCCGGTTTCCCGATCGAAGTTGCCACACGCATTAAGACACTACCTCCCTATTTGTTTGCCGCGATCGACAAAATGAAGCAAGAGGCCATCGCACGTGGGGTCGATATCATCAATCTCGGCATCGGCGATCCCGATCTGCCGACACCGATGCCGATCATCGACAGTTTGGCAAAGGCTGCCAAGGACCCGAAGCATCACCAATATCCGTCCTATGAAGGCATGTTGTCCTTCAGAAAAGCCGTGGCTGGTTGGTACAAACGCCGATTCAACGTGACGCTTGATCCGGCAAACGAGGTTCTCACGCTGATCGGTTCAAAAGAGGGCATTGGGCATATTCATCTGGCCTTTGTTAATCCCGGCGACGTCGTCTTAGTTCCGAGCCCCGGCTATCCCGTGTATCCCGTCGGCACGAGCTTTTGCGGAGGCCTGTCCCACATCATGCCGCTGACGAAGGCCAACGGTTTCTTGCCTGACCTCAGCGCGATCCCGAAAGAGGTGGCCAAGAAGGCCAAGCTGATGTGGCTCAATTCTCCAAACAATCCCACCTCGGTGATCATGTCGAAGGACTATTTTAAGCGCGTGGTGGAATTTGCGCAGGAGAATCAGGTGATCGTGTGTCACGATGCCGCCTATTCAGAAGTGTATTATGACGGGCGCCGCCCGGCGAGTTTCATGGAAGTCGACGGTGCAACGGACGTCGGGGTTGAGTTCCACTCTCTCTCCAAGACCTACAATATGACCGGTTGGCGCATCGGCTTTGTAGTCGGTCACAAGGAAATCTTGGCCGGCCTCGGCAAGGTGAAAAGCAATCTGGACTCCGGCTGTTTTGAGGCGGTTCAGGAGGCCGGGATTACGGCCCTAGCCATGGACGACTCGGTGACAGACAGTTTGAGAAAGACTTACCAGGATCGTCGAGATACCCTGATCCCTGGTCTCAAGAAACTGGGCTTAGAAGTCGATCCTCCTCCAGCCGCGTTCTACGTGTGGGTGACGGTACCGAAGGGCTATACGTCGACGTCGTTTACGGCGCATCTTTTAGAAAAGGCCGGTATCGTGACCACACCCGGCAATGGATTCGGCGCGCCTGGAGAAGGCTACATCCGTATGACGCTCTGCACCTCCAAAGAACGGTTGGCGGAAGCGGTTGAACGGATGAAGCAGACAGGATTCTAG
- a CDS encoding gluconate 2-dehydrogenase subunit 3 family protein, with the protein MKALEKDDEYILNHCTRYLARTNTDERHNFGQYPTGDPRGRVCEAWRFPIVDTFFDGQDPESSYRFNKVTFVYRSLNEETPSHVAVVGTFTALYDPVPLSPVTLQDEETGYYAVSVQVPKGEVHTYQYLVDGQLALDSINPQRIELDNGKIWSSFFTQFCSQPIRLDRHEYELLIRLTDHVLPFRTRDAQNFLNRFYNMLDRQTKETQYSLAYQLDESVGVANFLDKLLAKEENHHLIDYRICLGQIDRILRQRYPQAEPAALSKEAYIEIYADLASGRVNGWDYESYGNPQYFLQLLRRHTYTGAFSHPKYGGNVGAAGWAYLEETYRDAQNDSAFDWRRAMERPLGRNPDYHG; encoded by the coding sequence ATGAAAGCGCTCGAGAAGGATGACGAGTACATTCTGAATCACTGCACGCGCTATCTGGCACGGACCAATACTGACGAACGCCACAACTTTGGACAATATCCGACCGGTGACCCACGTGGGCGCGTCTGCGAAGCCTGGCGCTTTCCGATCGTCGACACGTTTTTTGACGGGCAAGATCCAGAATCCAGCTACCGCTTCAATAAAGTCACGTTTGTCTACCGCAGCTTGAACGAAGAGACGCCGAGTCACGTTGCAGTCGTGGGCACCTTTACCGCTTTATACGACCCGGTGCCATTGAGTCCTGTTACATTGCAGGACGAAGAGACGGGCTACTATGCGGTATCGGTGCAGGTTCCCAAAGGAGAGGTACACACGTACCAGTATCTGGTGGATGGTCAATTAGCTCTGGACTCGATAAATCCGCAGCGTATCGAGTTGGACAATGGGAAAATCTGGTCCTCCTTTTTCACACAGTTCTGCAGTCAGCCCATCCGTCTCGATCGGCACGAATACGAATTACTGATCCGCTTGACCGACCATGTTCTGCCTTTTCGTACCCGCGACGCGCAGAACTTTCTCAATCGGTTTTACAACATGCTCGACCGCCAGACGAAAGAGACCCAATACAGCTTGGCCTACCAGCTGGATGAATCGGTCGGCGTGGCCAATTTCCTCGACAAGCTGCTCGCCAAGGAAGAAAACCATCATCTAATCGACTACAGAATCTGTCTCGGTCAGATCGATCGGATACTCCGACAACGTTATCCACAAGCCGAACCCGCCGCTCTCTCGAAGGAGGCTTATATCGAGATCTACGCGGACCTGGCATCAGGGCGGGTAAACGGGTGGGACTATGAATCTTATGGGAATCCGCAATATTTTTTGCAGCTTCTGAGGCGGCACACCTACACCGGAGCCTTCTCTCATCCGAAGTATGGCGGCAATGTCGGCGCGGCGGGTTGGGCATACCTTGAAGAGACGTACCGGGACGCTCAGAACGACAGCGCCTTCGACTGGAGGCGGGCCATGGAGCGTCCTCTGGGCCGCAATCCCGATTATCACGGTTAA
- a CDS encoding PilZ domain-containing protein — translation MKDPYCPSCGTPFVRVVYDEGPLERLLNRFRIFSFRCQLCTTRFRTYRNQLPGRTSAADRRQYKRLPVSFRANLLAEHAVRNDHRVTDISMGGCTLETTTTLPQGTCIGLVIKPASDEEPIKIGSAMVCSSRPESMGIRFLEMVADDKNRLSQVILSLLVGQSLHSNLLS, via the coding sequence ATGAAAGATCCATACTGCCCAAGCTGCGGAACCCCCTTCGTCCGAGTCGTTTATGACGAAGGACCCTTGGAGCGACTCTTGAATCGCTTCAGGATATTTTCATTCCGGTGCCAACTCTGCACCACACGCTTCCGTACCTATCGGAATCAGCTTCCTGGCCGGACTTCAGCCGCGGATCGCCGGCAATACAAACGATTGCCGGTGTCGTTCCGCGCCAACCTTCTCGCAGAGCATGCCGTACGGAATGACCACCGTGTGACGGATATCTCCATGGGGGGGTGCACGCTCGAGACGACGACGACCTTGCCTCAGGGGACCTGTATCGGACTCGTCATCAAACCGGCTTCAGACGAAGAACCCATTAAGATTGGGTCGGCCATGGTCTGTTCTTCGCGACCGGAATCGATGGGCATCCGATTCCTCGAAATGGTGGCGGATGACAAGAACCGCCTCAGTCAGGTGATCCTCAGCTTGCTGGTAGGACAAAGCCTCCACTCGAATCTCCTCTCTTGA
- a CDS encoding MazG nucleotide pyrophosphohydrolase domain-containing protein, which translates to MTDEQAMVEAFHKKFEIVVRPVPTDLNEETKQLRVRLIQEEFDELKEAMAAGNLAAVAKEMADLLYVTYGTAVSYGIDMEPVFQEVHRSNLSKVGGYKRADGKWVKPPTYSPADIESIMEVQREQLVAERLPMHGTPVGMPRSS; encoded by the coding sequence ATGACAGACGAACAAGCCATGGTCGAAGCATTTCATAAGAAGTTCGAAATTGTAGTGCGACCGGTCCCGACGGATTTGAATGAGGAGACGAAACAGCTTCGCGTTCGACTCATTCAGGAAGAGTTCGATGAGTTGAAGGAGGCGATGGCCGCCGGAAATCTCGCCGCGGTGGCGAAAGAAATGGCGGACCTCCTGTATGTGACCTATGGAACTGCGGTGTCCTACGGGATCGATATGGAACCGGTGTTTCAGGAAGTGCATCGGTCGAATCTGAGCAAAGTCGGTGGCTACAAGCGGGCCGATGGGAAATGGGTGAAGCCGCCGACGTACTCGCCGGCTGATATCGAATCGATTATGGAGGTACAGCGGGAGCAACTGGTGGCGGAGCGGCTACCTATGCATGGTACCCCGGTCGGTATGCCTCGGAGTTCATGA
- a CDS encoding type 1 glutamine amidotransferase, with translation MRSTCLQHVPFEGPGAFAASLSKRGMALKHHLVPRDGLPRGTGDLLIVMGGPMSVNDSDKWIAEETAFIRSALLAGTPMIGVCLGSQFMAKALGATVRSGKALEIGMTPVRLTDAGKQDPVFGAGPEFFPVFEWHGEVFDLPKDCVSLAGSDIAPVQAFRYGDRAYGLLFHLEMEENGIDSLCYECAPDLMKARLTAQQVKRAALSQLPQLHQTADRLIGHLLTSAR, from the coding sequence ATGCGCTCGACCTGTCTTCAGCATGTTCCCTTTGAAGGTCCCGGAGCCTTTGCAGCGTCTCTTTCCAAGCGGGGAATGGCATTGAAGCACCATCTCGTTCCACGAGATGGGTTGCCCAGGGGTACCGGTGATCTTCTGATCGTGATGGGCGGACCAATGTCAGTGAATGATTCCGACAAGTGGATTGCCGAGGAGACAGCCTTCATCAGATCTGCATTGCTCGCCGGTACGCCGATGATCGGGGTTTGTTTGGGGAGTCAATTCATGGCGAAGGCGCTCGGCGCCACGGTACGATCAGGCAAGGCATTGGAAATCGGCATGACCCCTGTTCGCCTCACTGATGCAGGGAAACAGGACCCTGTGTTTGGGGCCGGCCCTGAGTTCTTCCCCGTCTTTGAATGGCATGGGGAGGTCTTTGACCTGCCGAAGGACTGCGTGTCATTGGCGGGTTCTGACATTGCGCCGGTGCAAGCGTTTCGCTATGGCGATCGTGCCTATGGCCTTCTCTTTCATCTGGAAATGGAGGAAAATGGGATCGACTCGCTATGTTATGAATGTGCACCGGATTTGATGAAGGCTCGTCTTACGGCACAGCAGGTCAAACGAGCCGCTCTGTCACAGCTTCCGCAGCTCCATCAAACGGCTGACCGCTTGATCGGCCATCTTCTTACCTCTGCACGTTGA
- the panC gene encoding pantoate--beta-alanine ligase has protein sequence MKIIRSLTAMAAWSEGLVREGVKIGFVPTMGALHEGHRALIRAARLRCDALVVSIFVNPTQFGPQEDLAKYPRPISQDRALCRKEGVDICFEPTVEAMYPKGFQTIVTLPTIACRWEGEVRPHHFSGVATVVTKLFGIIRPRIALFGQKDFQQSVLVLQLVKDLNLGVEIVVCPTVREADGLAMSSRNVYLSADDRIRAVTLYKGLQAGAEAIRSGVTDAEAVHSAMVQVVKTEPTLTIDYLSVCDPYTLEPLSDVRSRVVLLGAVRIGSVRLIDNLLAALPRRST, from the coding sequence ATGAAGATCATTCGCTCCCTTACAGCAATGGCAGCTTGGAGCGAGGGACTTGTTCGCGAAGGCGTGAAGATTGGATTCGTTCCGACAATGGGAGCCCTCCATGAGGGTCATCGGGCGCTGATACGGGCGGCGCGGTTGCGATGCGATGCACTGGTCGTCAGCATTTTCGTGAACCCCACACAGTTCGGTCCTCAGGAAGATCTGGCCAAGTACCCCCGCCCTATCTCTCAGGATCGAGCCCTATGCCGAAAAGAAGGCGTAGATATCTGTTTTGAGCCGACCGTAGAGGCGATGTATCCGAAAGGATTTCAAACCATCGTGACGCTTCCGACGATTGCATGCCGGTGGGAAGGGGAGGTGCGTCCTCATCACTTTTCCGGCGTTGCAACCGTCGTGACAAAGCTCTTCGGAATAATCCGCCCTCGGATCGCGCTATTTGGGCAGAAAGATTTTCAACAATCGGTACTGGTCCTGCAACTGGTGAAGGATCTGAACCTCGGTGTAGAGATTGTAGTCTGTCCTACCGTGCGTGAAGCAGACGGACTGGCGATGAGTTCACGCAATGTCTATCTTTCAGCGGATGACCGAATTCGTGCCGTCACGTTGTACAAGGGCCTACAGGCAGGAGCTGAGGCGATTCGAAGCGGCGTCACCGACGCGGAAGCAGTACATTCAGCGATGGTTCAGGTCGTCAAGACGGAACCGACCCTTACGATCGACTATCTGTCAGTCTGCGATCCGTATACCTTGGAACCGCTTTCCGATGTGCGGTCGCGAGTTGTGCTACTTGGCGCGGTGCGGATAGGATCCGTTCGGCTTATCGATAATCTTCTGGCCGCTCTGCCACGGCGGTCTACCTGA
- the rmuC gene encoding DNA recombination protein RmuC, with translation MPDTVILAISFVGGLVLGGLLTGPLITGRLRIQAQRAEATVDELRKELERERDTLVSVRQTWAVAQQARVTAETRMEDTARQLLEQKSLIDHTRQELIGSFQALSGEALKQNNEAFLKLAAVSFETLHVKADRDLVQRQQAIDALVRPLQESLQRYAEQVGLLEQSRQSAYGGLDQHLRSLAESQHRLQQETGNLVKALRAPTVRGQWGELTLKRVAELAGMVDHCDFVEQPSVNGDDGRFRPDMVVQLPGERQIIVDAKTALSAYLDAHEAQNETQQAEALRRHAAQVKSRMDELSLKAYWTQFDRAPEFVVLFLPGEQFLGAALDQNPRLIEEGFANGIVLATPATLIALLRAVAYGWRQERMTAHAEEAGRLGKELYERMAILAEHMNDVGQALGKSVSAYNRAVGSLETRILPAARRFKELGVSSDRDIPVLGPTEVVPRKTLPFDVE, from the coding sequence ATGCCCGACACAGTTATTCTTGCCATAAGCTTCGTGGGAGGACTAGTCCTGGGCGGTCTGCTGACGGGTCCGTTGATTACCGGTCGCCTGCGGATTCAGGCTCAACGAGCCGAGGCAACCGTGGACGAACTGCGAAAGGAACTCGAACGGGAACGAGACACCCTCGTGTCGGTACGCCAAACCTGGGCCGTAGCTCAACAGGCCCGAGTGACGGCGGAAACTCGGATGGAAGATACAGCTCGACAACTTCTGGAACAGAAGTCCCTCATCGACCACACGCGCCAAGAACTCATCGGATCGTTCCAGGCTCTTTCCGGCGAGGCATTGAAGCAAAATAACGAAGCATTCTTGAAGCTCGCCGCCGTGTCGTTCGAAACCTTGCATGTCAAAGCGGACCGTGACTTGGTGCAACGACAGCAGGCGATCGATGCCTTGGTACGCCCGCTCCAGGAATCGTTGCAACGCTATGCCGAGCAAGTAGGTTTGCTGGAACAATCTCGTCAGTCGGCCTATGGTGGATTGGATCAACATCTACGATCGTTAGCGGAATCGCAACACCGACTGCAGCAGGAGACAGGCAATCTAGTGAAAGCGTTACGGGCTCCGACCGTGCGGGGCCAGTGGGGTGAGTTGACGTTGAAGCGAGTGGCTGAACTCGCTGGTATGGTGGACCATTGCGATTTTGTCGAACAGCCGTCTGTGAACGGCGACGATGGCCGTTTCCGCCCAGATATGGTCGTCCAGTTGCCCGGAGAGCGCCAAATTATCGTGGACGCGAAGACCGCACTCTCGGCCTACCTCGATGCCCATGAAGCCCAAAACGAGACCCAACAAGCGGAGGCATTGCGCCGCCATGCCGCTCAGGTCAAAAGTCGCATGGACGAACTGTCTCTGAAAGCGTACTGGACCCAGTTCGACCGTGCGCCGGAGTTTGTCGTGTTGTTTCTCCCGGGGGAGCAATTTCTCGGAGCGGCGCTGGATCAAAATCCCCGTCTGATTGAGGAGGGGTTTGCAAACGGGATCGTATTAGCGACCCCGGCGACGCTCATTGCGTTGCTTCGAGCGGTCGCTTACGGCTGGCGCCAAGAACGCATGACCGCCCATGCGGAGGAAGCAGGTCGGTTGGGCAAAGAACTGTATGAACGAATGGCGATACTGGCCGAACATATGAACGATGTCGGCCAGGCCCTCGGTAAGAGCGTGTCTGCGTACAACCGGGCCGTCGGTTCTCTTGAGACACGCATTCTGCCAGCAGCAAGGCGCTTCAAGGAATTGGGGGTGTCGTCGGATAGGGACATCCCGGTGCTGGGGCCGACGGAAGTGGTTCCCCGCAAGACCTTGCCGTTTGACGTTGAATGA
- a CDS encoding PEP/pyruvate-binding domain-containing protein, translating to MARPLILPLIQCLDVTLTGGKAIGLAKLIAAGFSVPQGFCVTTEAYIQCLQTLGFVENEEWQRARGLSGDERASALGDCRTRIRQAEISQLAVQWRMTLQALSLPPSQRWAVRSSATNEDAAHTSFAGLYRTHLGVILSDIDAAVMDLWTSLWEERVVSYVAHTKDQTAPRMAVVIQPMIDAQSAGVAYSIHPVTGRSNQVTINAVPGLAASLVDGTVKPDQYVVEVTHDKQPISVRKRILAHHSQQLVVSKEGLQVERFGNAIHIQSSLTDAQLVSLAQTTKRVEQVFGHPVDLEWAFNAEQLWLLQARPITRVRPSSNLTNDDCEWSRTNFKETLPELPSLLSLSFLERFMDRHILSHYRGLGCRIPEGLTPVRVLRGRPYLNVTLFHILIAQLGGDPSLNAEQMGGEPLQTIPKVQPINGAALARALWVMWAEMRRGERAGPELFREMKDLAATYRRERILHLSVEDLVREIDKFGPWLEGRDVTFGIVGGVGQCLGIFSRFLPRWVGPDWRGLLNAALQGQGTVISAQQIIRLAGLTDIARDEPAAGTFLTSEPWEPARFRETLANTKFLRTFDRYLEDYGHRAVGESDLMSPRLADTPDSILAIVRTQLTSGSPSQRSILLRQGNARTAALARIKERIGLRYHRWIVFTWCYRRVCRFFALREANRHHLMYYSTALRSLLVRLGDLLVEQGRLHQADDIFFLTTGDRDDLLAGDTRDWKAVITARRAKRDHDAALKVPDTIRDWETSSKQTVISDKSERNGVLSGTPISVGTVAGPVRVVRSPADWTRVMPGEILVVPVIDPGLAPLFGLAGGLVAEMGGTLSHGAIIAREYGLPTIANVKGAMARLADGQRITIDAASGTICTESSPQQEGR from the coding sequence ATGGCCCGTCCCCTTATCCTTCCTCTGATTCAGTGTCTCGATGTCACTCTCACAGGAGGAAAGGCCATCGGGCTCGCAAAGCTCATCGCGGCCGGCTTCTCTGTCCCCCAAGGGTTCTGCGTCACGACAGAAGCGTACATCCAGTGCTTGCAGACCTTAGGGTTTGTCGAGAATGAGGAGTGGCAGAGGGCCCGTGGATTATCTGGAGACGAGCGGGCGTCGGCGCTAGGCGATTGCCGGACTCGCATCAGACAAGCAGAAATTTCCCAACTTGCCGTTCAATGGAGGATGACACTCCAAGCTCTCAGTCTACCGCCAAGCCAACGCTGGGCCGTCCGATCATCAGCCACGAATGAGGATGCCGCTCACACCAGCTTCGCCGGACTCTATCGCACTCACCTGGGCGTGATTCTGTCAGACATTGATGCTGCGGTGATGGACCTCTGGACTTCACTGTGGGAAGAACGGGTGGTGAGCTACGTAGCTCACACGAAGGACCAGACCGCTCCACGGATGGCGGTGGTGATCCAACCGATGATCGACGCTCAATCGGCGGGAGTGGCCTATTCAATACATCCCGTGACCGGGCGATCGAATCAGGTGACGATCAACGCCGTACCTGGTCTCGCAGCATCGCTGGTCGATGGCACAGTCAAGCCGGACCAGTATGTCGTGGAGGTCACTCATGACAAGCAGCCGATCTCGGTTCGCAAGCGCATCCTTGCGCATCACTCCCAACAACTGGTCGTTTCCAAGGAAGGGCTGCAAGTCGAACGGTTTGGCAACGCGATCCACATCCAATCATCGCTCACCGATGCACAGCTCGTTTCCCTCGCACAGACGACGAAACGGGTGGAACAGGTCTTCGGTCACCCCGTCGATCTCGAATGGGCCTTCAATGCCGAACAACTGTGGCTCCTACAGGCCAGGCCGATTACGAGGGTTCGCCCTTCTTCCAATCTCACGAACGACGACTGCGAGTGGTCGCGAACGAATTTCAAAGAGACCTTGCCCGAACTGCCGAGTCTGTTGAGTCTCTCATTTCTTGAACGGTTCATGGACCGCCATATCCTTTCTCATTATCGAGGACTTGGATGCCGTATCCCCGAGGGGCTTACGCCGGTCCGTGTCCTGCGAGGACGCCCTTATCTGAACGTGACCCTGTTCCATATCCTGATAGCCCAACTAGGCGGAGACCCATCGCTGAATGCCGAACAGATGGGCGGCGAACCGTTGCAAACCATCCCCAAGGTACAGCCGATCAACGGGGCGGCGCTTGCTCGTGCCTTGTGGGTGATGTGGGCGGAAATGCGGCGGGGTGAGCGGGCCGGTCCAGAATTGTTCCGGGAAATGAAGGATCTGGCTGCGACGTATCGCCGTGAGCGAATTCTGCACCTGTCGGTGGAAGATCTCGTGCGCGAGATCGACAAGTTCGGCCCCTGGTTAGAGGGCCGCGACGTCACGTTCGGCATTGTCGGTGGCGTCGGCCAATGCCTCGGGATTTTCAGCCGATTCCTGCCTCGGTGGGTCGGACCAGACTGGAGAGGCTTGTTGAACGCCGCTCTCCAAGGACAAGGAACCGTCATCAGTGCACAACAGATTATCCGCCTTGCCGGGCTGACGGATATCGCCCGAGACGAACCGGCTGCAGGCACATTTCTCACATCGGAGCCATGGGAACCTGCACGGTTTCGCGAGACTCTTGCCAATACGAAATTCCTACGGACCTTCGACAGGTACTTGGAGGATTATGGCCATCGCGCAGTCGGTGAATCAGACCTCATGTCCCCACGTCTCGCCGATACCCCTGACTCGATTCTGGCTATCGTGCGTACTCAACTCACCTCCGGCTCTCCTTCACAGAGGAGCATCCTCTTGCGTCAGGGCAACGCCAGGACCGCTGCGCTGGCTCGGATCAAAGAACGCATCGGGCTGCGCTACCATAGGTGGATCGTCTTTACGTGGTGTTACCGAAGGGTCTGTCGCTTCTTCGCGTTGCGTGAAGCCAATCGACACCACTTGATGTATTACTCGACCGCCCTCCGCAGTCTCTTGGTGCGCCTCGGAGACCTTCTGGTCGAGCAGGGTCGGCTCCACCAGGCTGACGACATCTTTTTTCTGACGACCGGCGACCGGGACGACCTGTTGGCAGGAGACACCCGAGACTGGAAGGCCGTGATCACGGCCCGGAGAGCCAAGCGAGATCACGATGCAGCACTCAAGGTACCGGACACGATCCGCGACTGGGAAACCTCGAGCAAACAGACCGTGATATCCGACAAATCTGAAAGGAACGGCGTCTTGTCGGGCACGCCGATCAGCGTCGGAACCGTGGCAGGTCCGGTGCGAGTGGTCCGTTCGCCGGCGGATTGGACCAGGGTGATGCCGGGAGAGATTCTGGTGGTCCCGGTTATCGACCCCGGATTGGCTCCTCTTTTCGGTCTTGCCGGAGGCTTGGTCGCGGAAATGGGCGGCACATTGTCTCATGGAGCCATCATCGCTCGCGAATACGGACTGCCGACCATCGCCAACGTGAAAGGAGCCATGGCACGGCTTGCTGATGGGCAGCGCATCACAATCGACGCCGCGTCAGGGACCATTTGTACCGAGTCGTCCCCCCAACAGGAAGGCAGATAG